In Atopobium sp. oral taxon 416, the genomic stretch TGGAGTTCAGGCAGAGCCTCGGCCTTGCGCTGGGAGCTTAGGTTTGTAGGTGAAATGGTGCGGAAAACCGTTACCACCCTCAATCGGTAAGTCTGGGGTTGACTTTAACAACACCCTGCTCGATGCCAGGATGGTCAAGGCATGCAGGCGCTTCGGGCAGTGGGAGGCGGTCAACTGCAAGAAGAAGCGGCTCAAGCTCTTCTCGAAGATGAAGACGGGCCTGGAGGTCGTCCCCAGGCCCGAGCAGCATACCTAGCAATCCGGATTGTTGTGTCTAGCTAGAAAAATCAGTTGACAAAACTATCGGAACACCCCTATGACAGCTCTCCGATGTATCGGCGAAGGCATTGCCTATACAGAAACGTTCGTCAAGGAATAGATACTGCCGTCTTCGTGATGCTTAGGGTTCTCGTGCCGGCGCCACAAAAATGCCGGACGGAGAGAGCTACAGCTTCCGATGTGTACACGTCACTGCTATAGAAACACTGTAACCTCAAATTTTACGTAATAAGTCGACGCCGAGCTTATCCAGCACGCTCCCGGTCTTCTTCTGGATTGCGGATACCTTGAACCCCTGCTTGTTTCCGTTATCCACACGGTAAATGTTCTTTGTGAGTTTCAGGACATCTTCCGCAGAAAACTTATCCGTAAGCCCTGCGTTTCTGAGAGCGTTCAGCAGACCATAGTAGTACAGCAGGCTGATGTGGTTCAGGAATGCCCAGCCACGAAAGTAATCATCCGTGTGTGCATGGGAAGCACTTAAAATAGTGCTGTTCTTGAGATAGTCGAAGCACTGCTCGATGTCCCATCGCTTCTTGTAGTCGAGATAGATCTCCTTCGCTGGAAGATCAAGGTTGCTGCAGAACGAGAAATATCCCATCCGGGTCTGCCGGATGACATCTTTGGGTGTGTGCTTCTCTTCGCCATAGTCCTTCTCGACACGCTCGACACAGTGGCCTACAAGTGCTGCCTCATATATTCTTTCTGCCACTTCTCGCGCAGTGGCCGCGCTCTTTTCCTGTAGACGCGGATATGGGATAAAGGGTGTGCATGGGACGCAGGGCACTTGGCATGTTCTGCTGGAGTTTGGCTCTTGCAGACGGCTGGCGCCTTTGGCCCGCAGCTGGACGCGAATTAGGCAAGATGTCGTTAGGCGATGGATGTCCCCATGAGGTTGCGCCTGCAAAGACCAGAGGAAAACCTTAGCCCCTCAGTCAAGTAAGAGGTAGGAGGTAGCTGCATGGTATACATCGGCATAGACATCGCTAAGCGCTTCTATGTGCTGTCAGCCGTGGGTGAGGATGGAGGGACCCTCATCGAGTCACTCAGATTTGCCAACACCGCCGGCAGGCTTCAAAAAGCTGCTCGATCGGCTGAAGAAGGCCGGTATCGGTCCAGAGGGCAGCCTGGCTAGTATTGAGGCCACGGGGCACTACTGGGTTGCCCTGTTTAACTTCATGGCCGCTTATGGCTATGACGCTGCGCACGCTCAAGACCGATGCGATCGGTGCAGCCCATGATCGCAGACCTTATGCGCTACAATCGCTATGAGCCCTGCGCACTGAGCGACGAGGCGAGCGGGGAGCTGCTCGCGCTTGGCGCGCTACTACATGTCGCTTGCCGAAGAGCTCGACCATGCTCAAAAACCGCGCCACAGCCATCCTCGATGGCCTGTTCAGCGGCTCGTTTAGGCCCACCTAGCGGCTCGCTGCTCGA encodes the following:
- a CDS encoding transposase, translating into MAERIYEAALVGHCVERVEKDYGEEKHTPKDVIRQTRMGYFSFCSNLDLPAKEIYLDYKKRWDIEQCFDYLKNSTILSASHAHTDDYFRGWAFLNHISLLYYYGLLNALRNAGLTDKFSAEDVLKLTKNIYRVDNGNKQGFKVSAIQKKTGSVLDKLGVDLLRKI